One genomic window of Acidimicrobiales bacterium includes the following:
- a CDS encoding cell wall-binding repeat-containing protein — MLLRRKSSVDDWTERAGRWLAGRSTRRSFLGRAGQFAVLVAGGQMITDLLVGDAAEARVCGQSGVSPKCATYDCDAVWGWCWYATGCCADGALKKICDCCAHNWPNVHGYCPSGHNVKCIVESCGADPRVMTREMVRLPYDDAAALATAVSSVRWPKGSAPSVVVALADPAYAGMAAPFAGALNVPLLLASGNTIDARTAAELQRLGARKATLIGPLSAGVEHWLGRYGLTVERWGTAGDAPGLSSEIASWMRSTKGASRQFCVAGHDVFNLAGVAGAAAATQGYPLVIGVDAAVAAATGPQPRALVTHLVGPEASAEAGRVPGGYRLVAPGLEGASARVARALVVEGARPTGVAVVPAAAAGASAGLAGVGGPVLFHVPGALDGARDSLFAIRDSLRRVVAGGANGALSSGGIYELQSIVNGFEAHKLIGVGGQGLPVITQPESERPLGRARVASAAPEEPARGYWTGRAEPGDG, encoded by the coding sequence TTGCTGCTACGGCGTAAGTCGTCGGTCGACGACTGGACGGAGCGGGCGGGCCGGTGGCTGGCCGGCCGCAGCACCCGCCGGTCGTTCCTGGGCCGGGCCGGGCAGTTCGCCGTGCTGGTGGCGGGCGGGCAGATGATCACCGACCTGCTGGTCGGCGATGCCGCCGAGGCGCGGGTGTGCGGCCAGTCGGGCGTGTCACCCAAGTGCGCCACCTACGACTGTGACGCCGTGTGGGGATGGTGCTGGTACGCCACCGGGTGCTGCGCCGACGGCGCCCTCAAGAAGATCTGCGACTGCTGCGCCCACAACTGGCCGAACGTGCACGGCTACTGCCCCAGCGGCCACAACGTGAAGTGCATCGTCGAGAGCTGCGGCGCCGACCCACGCGTGATGACGCGGGAGATGGTGCGGCTGCCCTACGACGACGCCGCCGCCTTGGCCACCGCGGTCAGCTCGGTGCGCTGGCCCAAGGGCTCGGCGCCCAGCGTCGTCGTAGCGCTGGCCGATCCTGCCTACGCAGGCATGGCTGCCCCCTTCGCCGGTGCCCTGAACGTGCCGCTGCTGCTGGCCTCCGGCAACACCATCGATGCCCGCACGGCGGCCGAGTTGCAGCGGTTGGGTGCTCGCAAGGCCACGCTGATTGGCCCGTTGTCGGCGGGCGTGGAGCACTGGCTCGGTCGCTACGGCCTCACGGTCGAGCGGTGGGGGACCGCCGGAGACGCTCCCGGCCTGTCGTCGGAGATCGCCTCGTGGATGCGCTCGACAAAGGGAGCGTCCCGCCAGTTCTGCGTCGCGGGCCACGACGTCTTCAACTTGGCCGGCGTGGCCGGAGCGGCCGCAGCCACGCAGGGCTACCCGCTGGTGATCGGCGTCGACGCTGCGGTGGCTGCCGCCACCGGCCCGCAGCCCCGTGCGCTGGTGACGCACCTGGTCGGCCCCGAGGCATCTGCAGAGGCAGGCCGCGTGCCCGGCGGCTACCGACTGGTGGCGCCCGGTTTGGAGGGGGCGTCGGCTCGCGTCGCCCGCGCCCTCGTGGTGGAAGGCGCTCGCCCCACCGGCGTGGCCGTGGTGCCTGCCGCTGCCGCCGGGGCCTCGGCGGGCCTGGCCGGCGTCGGTGGCCCCGTGCTGTTCCACGTGCCCGGAGCCCTCGACGGTGCACGCGATTCCCTGTTCGCCATCCGAGACTCCTTGCGCCGGGTGGTAGCGGGCGGCGCCAACGGGGCGCTGTCGAGCGGGGGCATCTACGAGCTCCAGTCGATCGTCAACGGGTTCGAGGCCCACAAGCTCATCGGCGTCGGCGGCCAAGGGCTGCCCGTCATCACCCAGCCGGAGTCGGAACGCCCGCTCGGGCGCGCCCGCGTGGCATCGGCCGCGCCCGAAGAACCGGCGCGGGGCTACTGGACGGGACGGGCGGAGCCCGGCGACGGCTGA
- a CDS encoding leucyl aminopeptidase, producing the protein MPITFSASRAVPAEATVLGVPVFTGLVQGDGGVVELDTAYLGAVGFEAKAGQAHVLPADDGGVVVALGLGDEGTVTAETYRKAGAALAKAACRATDVAVVLGSSGVEPAVAGRAVAEGIGLAAYAYTALKSEATVSQIQRVTVVGARQAVLDRAAVVVEAVCFARDLVNEHAATMTPTRLAERAVEMAERTGLGVRVLDEEQIRQERMGGLLGVAQGSDEPPRFIELTYEPPNRPRGHVVLVGKGITFDSGGLSIKTADGMTTMKTDMGGAAAVIAAMSTLPALGVRTRVTAFVPATENMPSGRAVKPGDVLRARNGTTIEVLNTDAEGRLVLADGLSMAVDAAPDAIVDIATLTGAQVVALGKKVAGLMGNDDRVVEQVRAAADRVGEPVWQLPLPEEYRSHLDSEVADIKNIGNPGQAGTLVAGLFLKEFVGDVPWAHLDIAGPARADCDDAYVIKGGTGFGVRTLVEFVDSFTKR; encoded by the coding sequence ATGCCGATCACTTTCAGCGCATCGCGAGCGGTGCCCGCCGAGGCCACCGTGCTGGGCGTGCCCGTGTTCACCGGCCTGGTGCAGGGCGACGGCGGCGTCGTCGAGCTCGACACCGCCTACCTGGGCGCCGTGGGCTTCGAGGCTAAGGCGGGCCAGGCCCACGTGCTGCCTGCCGACGACGGCGGCGTGGTGGTGGCGCTGGGGTTGGGCGACGAGGGCACGGTCACGGCTGAGACGTACCGCAAGGCGGGCGCGGCGTTGGCCAAGGCCGCCTGCCGGGCCACCGACGTGGCGGTGGTGTTGGGATCGAGCGGGGTGGAACCCGCAGTGGCGGGGCGGGCGGTGGCCGAGGGCATCGGCCTGGCCGCCTACGCCTACACGGCGTTGAAGTCGGAGGCCACGGTGTCGCAGATCCAGCGGGTCACCGTGGTGGGGGCGCGGCAGGCGGTGCTCGACCGGGCCGCCGTCGTCGTCGAAGCAGTGTGCTTCGCCCGCGACCTGGTCAACGAGCACGCCGCGACCATGACGCCCACCCGCTTGGCCGAGCGTGCGGTGGAGATGGCCGAACGCACCGGGCTCGGCGTGCGGGTGCTCGACGAGGAGCAGATCCGGCAGGAGCGCATGGGTGGGTTGCTCGGCGTGGCCCAGGGCTCCGACGAGCCGCCCCGGTTCATCGAGCTCACCTACGAGCCTCCCAATCGGCCCCGCGGGCACGTCGTGCTGGTGGGCAAAGGGATCACGTTCGACTCCGGTGGCCTGTCGATCAAGACGGCCGACGGCATGACGACCATGAAGACCGACATGGGCGGAGCGGCCGCGGTGATCGCGGCCATGAGCACCCTGCCCGCGCTCGGCGTGCGCACCCGGGTCACGGCCTTCGTGCCCGCCACCGAGAACATGCCGAGCGGGCGGGCGGTGAAGCCGGGCGACGTGCTGCGGGCCCGCAACGGCACGACGATCGAGGTGTTGAACACCGACGCCGAGGGGCGCTTGGTGCTGGCCGACGGGCTGTCGATGGCCGTCGACGCCGCGCCCGATGCCATCGTCGACATCGCCACCCTCACCGGCGCCCAGGTGGTGGCGCTGGGCAAGAAGGTGGCCGGCCTGATGGGTAACGACGACCGAGTGGTGGAGCAGGTGCGGGCTGCCGCCGACCGGGTGGGCGAGCCGGTGTGGCAGCTGCCGCTGCCCGAGGAGTACCGGTCGCACCTCGACTCCGAGGTGGCCGACATCAAGAACATCGGCAACCCCGGACAGGCGGGCACGTTGGTGGCCGGCTTGTTCCTGAAGGAGTTCGTGGGCGACGTGCCGTGGGCGCACCTCGACATCGCCGGCCCCGCCCGGGCCGACTGCGACGACGCCTACGTGATCAAGGGCGGCACCGGGTTCGGCGTGCGCACGTTGGTGGAGTTCGTCGACAGCTTCACCAAGCGGTAG
- the traF gene encoding conjugal transfer protein TraF, translated as MSGGVWVVSYVLLWLAVLGLSFAVVALLRQVGVLHARLRPLGTNMAGEGPIAGTPAPRSDRVDYGDAPLTLLAFTSERCDVCRTLVPSLPYLERDYANDVRLVVLDHGPATAEMFSAFNVHSTPYFVTVDRTGVVQGGGVANSLEQVEVLVEESLAATA; from the coding sequence ATGAGCGGCGGCGTGTGGGTTGTGTCGTACGTGCTGTTGTGGCTGGCCGTGCTCGGCCTGTCGTTTGCCGTGGTGGCGCTGCTCCGCCAGGTCGGGGTGCTGCACGCTCGCCTGCGCCCGCTGGGCACGAACATGGCGGGGGAAGGGCCGATCGCCGGGACGCCCGCCCCCCGCTCCGACCGGGTCGACTACGGCGATGCGCCGCTCACGTTGCTGGCCTTTACGTCGGAGCGGTGCGACGTGTGCCGCACCCTGGTGCCCTCGCTGCCGTACCTCGAACGTGATTACGCGAACGACGTGCGCCTGGTGGTCCTCGACCACGGCCCGGCCACGGCGGAGATGTTCTCGGCGTTCAACGTGCACTCGACGCCCTATTTCGTGACCGTCGACCGCACCGGCGTGGTGCAGGGCGGCGGCGTGGCCAACTCGCTCGAACAGGTCGAGGTACTGGTGGAGGAATCCCTTGCTGCTACGGCGTAA
- a CDS encoding cob(I)yrinic acid a,c-diamide adenosyltransferase, translating to MRIYTKKGDDGTTGLYFGGRVGKDALVVDAYGTVDEAQSFLGLARAEAERGSELDELLVALERDLWVLMADLATAADNRSKLVPGSTAVTAEMVTSLEAHIDALNERFEMPTEFVVPGQNRASALLDVARTVVRRAERLAIRAAADGSLAVPYLNRLSDLLWTMARWQEGESLPTRSVPKE from the coding sequence GTGCGCATCTACACGAAGAAGGGCGACGACGGCACGACCGGCCTCTACTTCGGCGGGCGGGTCGGCAAGGACGCGCTGGTGGTCGACGCCTACGGGACCGTCGACGAAGCACAGTCGTTCCTCGGCCTGGCCCGGGCGGAGGCCGAGCGGGGCTCCGAGCTCGACGAACTGCTGGTCGCCCTGGAGCGCGACCTGTGGGTGCTGATGGCCGACCTGGCCACGGCGGCCGACAACCGCTCGAAGCTCGTGCCCGGGTCGACGGCCGTTACCGCCGAGATGGTGACGTCGCTGGAGGCGCACATCGACGCGCTGAACGAGCGCTTCGAGATGCCCACCGAGTTCGTGGTGCCCGGGCAGAACCGGGCCTCGGCCCTGCTCGACGTGGCCCGCACGGTGGTGCGCCGAGCCGAGCGCCTGGCCATTCGCGCCGCGGCCGACGGGTCGCTGGCCGTGCCGTACCTCAACCGATTGTCCGACCTGCTGTGGACCATGGCCCGGTGGCAGGAGGGGGAGTCCCTGCCCACCCGCTCGGTCCCGAAGGAGTAG
- the metH gene encoding methionine synthase, which translates to MPSYLDAVRERVVVFDGATGTNIQMRDLTADDFGGTALEGCNEVLVQTRPDVIEDLHRSFLEVGVDVVETDTFGAFSVVLAEYGLADQAYDLNVAAARIAKEVASGYGGWVAGSIGPGTKFPSLGQIPFTALRDSYEEQARGLLEGGVDFFIIETVYDLLQAKAAVIACRRAMAAVGKDLPIQVQVTMELTGRMLPGTEIGAALTALEAVSPDIIGLNCATGPQEMSEHLRYLSQHARQPISCLPNAGLPSVVDGKMHYDLTPEQLADYHARFVTEFGVSVVGGCCGTTPAHLKAVVDRVKDLTPTPRTTQFEPGLASIYSHVPYDQAPSFLVVGERTNANGSKKFREAMLADDWETCVAMAREQVKEGSHVLDVCVDYTGENGVDDMNEVASRFATQATVPIMLDSTEPPVIEAGLQWIGGKAILNSVNLEDGDAEGTRFDRFLRLAREYGAAVVCTCIDEEGQARTADWKVRAAKAIHDRAVEHYGLQPSDLFFDPLVLPISTGMEEGRRDGIETIEGIRRIKAELPGVNTIIGLSNISFGLSAAARHALNSVFLHECHEAGLDAAIVHAARIMPLNKIDPRVVEVCLDLIYDRRRDGYDPLQELIGLFEGVSSTTLEKEDRSDWPIERRLSQRIIDGDRDGLEADLDAALGAGIPALDIINDTLLAGMKVVGELFGSGQMQLPFVLQSAETMKVAVAYLEPHMEKNDQGGKGRVVLATVKGDVHDIGKNLVDIILTNNGYEVHNLGIKVPLTDMIDKAVEVKADAIGMSGLLVKSTLIMRENLEELNSRGLSHLPVILGGAALTRTYVERDLREVYEGRVFYGKDAFEGLATMDRLVELRKSGEDDPEFGRTPGGRDIPRRAAKEAPDPSTIPARSPSVANDNRLFPPPFVGSKVVKGISLDEIAAYLNETALFRHQWGFRPENGESDEQFKERVRAVLRDKLAEAKASGVLVPQVVYGYFAVNAEGNDLVVWKDETASQEWMRFTFPRQLEEPWLCIADFFRPVGSGEVDYAAFHIVSMGAAVSEAAAELFAADKYQDYLFLHGLGVEMTEALAELWHRRIREEWGFADEDGPSLAGLFRQQYRGGRYSWGYSACP; encoded by the coding sequence ATGCCCAGCTACCTCGACGCCGTCCGCGAGCGGGTCGTCGTCTTCGACGGCGCCACCGGGACCAACATCCAGATGCGGGACCTGACCGCCGACGACTTCGGCGGTACCGCCCTCGAAGGTTGCAACGAGGTGCTGGTACAGACCCGGCCCGACGTGATCGAAGACCTGCACCGGTCGTTCCTCGAAGTCGGCGTCGACGTGGTGGAAACCGACACCTTCGGCGCCTTCTCGGTGGTGCTGGCCGAGTACGGCTTGGCCGACCAGGCCTACGACCTCAACGTGGCGGCGGCCCGCATCGCCAAGGAAGTGGCGTCGGGCTACGGCGGATGGGTGGCGGGCTCCATCGGCCCCGGCACCAAGTTCCCGTCGCTGGGCCAGATCCCCTTCACCGCCCTGCGCGACTCCTACGAGGAACAGGCCCGCGGCCTGCTCGAAGGCGGCGTCGACTTCTTCATCATCGAGACCGTCTACGACCTGCTCCAGGCCAAGGCCGCCGTCATCGCCTGCCGCCGGGCCATGGCCGCCGTGGGCAAGGACCTGCCCATCCAGGTGCAGGTCACCATGGAGCTCACCGGGCGCATGCTGCCCGGCACCGAGATCGGCGCCGCCCTCACCGCCCTCGAAGCGGTGAGCCCCGACATCATCGGCCTCAACTGCGCCACCGGCCCGCAGGAGATGAGCGAGCACCTTCGTTACCTCTCGCAGCACGCTCGCCAACCGATCTCGTGCCTGCCGAACGCGGGGCTGCCGTCGGTGGTCGACGGCAAGATGCACTACGACCTCACGCCGGAGCAGTTGGCCGACTACCACGCCCGCTTCGTCACCGAGTTCGGCGTGTCGGTCGTCGGCGGTTGCTGCGGCACCACGCCTGCCCACCTCAAGGCCGTCGTCGACCGCGTCAAAGACCTCACGCCGACGCCGCGCACCACGCAGTTCGAGCCCGGCCTGGCGTCGATCTACAGCCATGTCCCCTACGACCAGGCGCCGTCGTTCCTGGTGGTGGGCGAGCGCACCAACGCCAACGGGTCGAAGAAGTTCCGCGAGGCCATGCTGGCCGACGACTGGGAGACGTGCGTCGCCATGGCGCGCGAGCAGGTCAAGGAGGGCTCGCACGTCCTCGACGTCTGCGTCGACTACACGGGCGAGAACGGCGTCGACGACATGAACGAGGTGGCTTCGCGCTTCGCCACCCAGGCCACCGTGCCGATCATGCTCGACTCCACCGAGCCGCCCGTCATCGAAGCGGGCCTGCAGTGGATCGGCGGCAAGGCCATCCTCAACTCGGTCAACCTGGAAGACGGCGACGCCGAGGGCACCCGCTTCGACCGCTTCCTGCGCCTGGCCCGCGAGTACGGCGCCGCTGTCGTCTGCACGTGCATCGACGAAGAGGGCCAGGCCCGCACCGCCGACTGGAAAGTGCGCGCCGCCAAGGCGATCCACGACCGTGCCGTCGAGCACTACGGGCTGCAACCGAGCGACCTGTTCTTCGACCCGCTGGTACTGCCCATCAGCACGGGCATGGAGGAGGGCCGCCGCGACGGCATCGAGACCATCGAGGGCATCCGCCGCATCAAGGCGGAGCTGCCCGGCGTCAACACCATCATCGGCCTGTCGAACATCTCGTTCGGCCTCAGCGCCGCGGCCCGCCACGCCCTCAACTCGGTGTTCCTGCACGAGTGCCACGAGGCCGGCCTCGACGCCGCCATCGTGCACGCGGCGCGCATCATGCCGCTCAACAAGATCGACCCCCGCGTCGTCGAGGTCTGCCTCGACCTGATCTACGACCGGCGGCGCGACGGCTACGACCCGCTGCAGGAGCTCATCGGCCTGTTCGAGGGCGTGTCGTCGACGACCCTGGAGAAGGAGGACCGCTCCGACTGGCCCATCGAGCGCCGCCTGTCGCAGCGCATCATCGACGGCGACCGCGACGGCCTGGAAGCCGACCTCGACGCCGCGCTGGGCGCGGGCATCCCCGCCCTCGACATCATCAACGACACGCTCCTGGCGGGCATGAAGGTGGTGGGCGAGCTGTTCGGCTCCGGCCAGATGCAGCTGCCGTTCGTGCTCCAGTCGGCCGAGACGATGAAGGTCGCCGTCGCCTACCTCGAGCCCCACATGGAGAAGAACGACCAAGGCGGCAAGGGGCGAGTGGTGCTCGCCACCGTCAAGGGCGACGTCCACGACATCGGCAAGAACCTGGTCGACATCATCCTCACCAACAACGGCTACGAGGTGCACAACCTCGGCATCAAGGTGCCGCTGACCGACATGATCGACAAAGCCGTCGAGGTCAAGGCCGACGCCATCGGCATGAGCGGCCTGCTGGTCAAGAGCACCTTGATCATGCGCGAGAACCTCGAAGAGCTGAACAGCCGCGGGCTCTCGCACCTGCCGGTGATCCTGGGCGGCGCCGCCCTCACCCGCACCTACGTCGAGCGCGACCTGCGCGAGGTCTACGAAGGCCGGGTCTTCTACGGCAAGGACGCCTTCGAAGGGCTGGCCACCATGGACCGCCTGGTCGAGCTGCGGAAGTCGGGCGAGGACGACCCCGAGTTCGGCCGCACGCCCGGCGGGCGTGACATCCCTCGCCGCGCCGCCAAGGAAGCGCCCGACCCCTCGACGATCCCGGCCCGTTCCCCGTCGGTGGCGAACGACAACCGGCTGTTTCCCCCGCCATTCGTGGGCTCCAAGGTGGTCAAGGGCATCTCGCTCGACGAGATCGCCGCCTACCTCAACGAGACGGCGCTGTTCCGCCACCAATGGGGCTTCCGGCCCGAGAACGGCGAGAGCGACGAGCAGTTCAAGGAACGGGTGCGCGCCGTGCTGCGCGACAAGCTGGCCGAGGCCAAGGCGTCGGGCGTGCTCGTGCCCCAGGTGGTGTACGGCTACTTCGCCGTCAACGCCGAGGGCAACGACCTGGTGGTGTGGAAAGACGAGACGGCCTCGCAGGAGTGGATGCGCTTCACGTTCCCGCGCCAGTTGGAAGAGCCGTGGCTCTGCATCGCCGACTTCTTCCGGCCGGTGGGATCGGGCGAGGTCGACTACGCGGCGTTCCACATCGTGAGCATGGGAGCGGCCGTTTCCGAGGCCGCCGCCGAGCTGTTCGCGGCCGACAAGTACCAGGACTACCTCTTCCTGCACGGCCTCGGCGTCGAGATGACCGAGGCGCTCGCCGAGCTGTGGCACCGTCGCATCCGCGAGGAGTGGGGCTTCGCCGACGAGGACGGGCCGTCGCTCGCTGGGCTGTTCCGTCAGCAATACCGCGGCGGCCGCTACTCGTGGGGCTACTCGGCGTGCCCCG
- a CDS encoding MauE/DoxX family redox-associated membrane protein, whose amino-acid sequence MNGVAYAAALVTAGVLGWAGIAKWQRPRGTAASFAGLGLPAPETLARAVPLAELVVAALLVVVPRAGAIGAFVLLSAFSVVLFGAVRRGTEVGCACFGAAKARPVSSVDLVRNAGLLGFAGVAALADGPTMPALADVIAVSTAFVGGLVVLHLLDLRRAIGRVWDTRLAGEPQR is encoded by the coding sequence GTGAACGGGGTGGCCTACGCGGCCGCACTGGTGACGGCGGGGGTCCTGGGGTGGGCGGGCATCGCCAAGTGGCAGCGGCCCCGTGGGACTGCGGCGTCGTTCGCCGGCCTCGGGTTGCCCGCGCCGGAGACGTTGGCCCGGGCCGTGCCGTTGGCCGAGTTGGTGGTGGCTGCGCTGCTGGTGGTGGTGCCCCGGGCCGGTGCGATCGGCGCCTTCGTGCTGCTGTCGGCGTTTTCTGTGGTGCTGTTCGGCGCTGTGCGCCGGGGGACCGAGGTGGGGTGCGCCTGCTTCGGTGCGGCCAAGGCGCGGCCGGTGTCGAGCGTCGACTTGGTGCGCAATGCCGGCCTGCTCGGGTTCGCCGGCGTCGCTGCGCTCGCCGACGGGCCGACGATGCCTGCGCTGGCCGATGTCATCGCCGTGTCCACCGCGTTCGTCGGCGGGCTCGTCGTACTGCACCTGCTCGACCTGCGCCGGGCCATCGGACGGGTGTGGGACACCCGCCTGGCCGGGGAGCCGCAGCGATGA